The following DNA comes from Deltaproteobacteria bacterium.
GGTATTAATTGAGCAAATTATCTTATTTTAAGTGGTGCCGAGGGCCGGAATCGAACCGGCACGCCCTTTCGAGCAGGGGATTTTAAGTCCCCAGCGTCTACCAATTCCGCCACCCCGGCATGAGTAGTAAAACCGAATAGATACGGTTTTACTTGTTTTGGGTTTTAACCCAAAACGGCGGTGATGACCAAGGCGGCGCTTCTGGAGGGTAGCTGTTTTCGCCATCAAGTTCATCTGCAATTTTTTCAAGCTTCTTTTTATTCATTTGTACCGGTGGAACCTCTTGCTGCAGCTGTTGCGATTGCGGCATTTGCAATGGATGTGATTGCGGTATTTGCTGCGGTTGCACAACTGATGGTTGCACTGGAATTGGACGTGGCATATTTCGTGGTTCAACGCGATTATACATTATCGCATCGTGAATTAAATCTGCCACCCAATCACTCATTTTAAGTGAATGCTGTTTACAAAACATTTTGGCATTATTATGTGCTTGATCGGAAAGGTGAATCACCTTCGACATCTTTACTCACTCCTTCAAATCACGGCTTATTACATAAAATATGTCTATAACTCAAGACTGCGTACCGTATATCGAGCTTACCCTATAAAGCAAGAGTCGATGAGCTTATTAATCTAAAATAGCTTAATTAGACAAGCTAAATATAGAAATTATTTAATTATTTTACAAAGCTTATGCCAATTTTTTTTACATTCGTAAATGCCAATATCATCTGAAGGATATTCAGCTATCAATTGTGTAACTGTTCGTTGTATATCTGGAATTAGCAAATTTGGTGAAATTTCTGCTAAAGGGCGCAGCACAAATAATCGCTTTTTTAGCTCAGGATGCGGAATAATCAAATTTGGCAAACTTATGCATTGGTTACCATAGAGAAGAATATCAAGGTCAATAGTTCGTGATTCCCATTTATTACGACGCAACCTGCCAAGCACAGTTTCAATTGTCTGTAATTTCAATAATAAATCTTGAGGGTTTAAAGAAGTAACACCTATGCCGACCGCATTCCAATA
Coding sequences within:
- the folK gene encoding 2-amino-4-hydroxy-6-hydroxymethyldihydropteridine diphosphokinase produces the protein MAVQTNTFHTSVYIAFGGNLGDVLLSFHHAISELEYHGIAIELLSSAYRTQAIGVDGINASLPDYWNAVGIGVTSLNPQDLLLKLQTIETVLGRLRRNKWESRTIDLDILLYGNQCISLPNLIIPHPELKKRLFVLRPLAEISPNLLIPDIQRTVTQLIAEYPSDDIGIYECKKNWHKLCKIIK